The proteins below are encoded in one region of Engraulis encrasicolus isolate BLACKSEA-1 chromosome 1, IST_EnEncr_1.0, whole genome shotgun sequence:
- the LOC134457397 gene encoding sialoadhesin-like, with protein MSVPRFGCTTMHSESTILVFFLLISPGVSNSDWKVDFDSNKCVPQNSSVDISCSYTYPHGYTPLKSIWFENNTPKDFSDANRIDRLTYLGDKRHNCTLRITDVRDSDAGSYKFRFETDKSDGKWTSQSTFTLSVTALLVEMNPPTVKEGQSVTLTCRSSCPDDSNPSYIWYHNTRPVNSQPAIGGNTLTLSSVSLANSGRYSCALRGHEDHPSPSVCVNCWSVTYPDQSICAVKGSSVDLGCSYSYLNDVQVTEAFWHRPDSKEDLGTKPEYANRVKYLGNKESDCTLRIEDLHESDAGEYRFRFLTTDPIVQFSASPGVTISVATLEVNMSPTTVTEGQQVVLTCRSSCPDDSNPSYIWYHNTRPVTQQPSISHNTLTLSSVSLANSGRYSCALRGHEDHPLTLICVNCWSVTYTHQSICAVKGSLVDLGCSYSYLNDVQVTEAFWHRPDSEKDLGTKPEYENRVRYLGNKESDCTQRIEDLRFSDAGEYRFRFLTTDPIIQFSASPGVTISVPTLRVEMSPTTAIEGQSVTLTCRPSCDPGSGITFIWYKPVTSQPIISGNTLTLSSVSKTDAGSYSCALKGLENHPSPSACVLNCWSVTYTHQSVCAAKGSSVELGCSYSYPNYVNVTETFWHKPDDRLDLSTKPKYANRTKYLGNKDNGCPLRIEDLQESDTGEYQFRCLTTKPGGRMSGMPGVIMSVSTLEVNTSPTTVTEGQQVVLTCRSSCPDDSNPSYVWYHNRLLVNSQPALTNNTLTLSSVSLANSGRYSCALRGHEDHPSPLICVNCWSVTYTHQSICAVKGSSVDLGCSYSYLNDVQVTEAFWHRPDSEEDLSTKPEYANRVKYLGNKESDCTQRIEDLRFSDAGEYRFRFLTTDPIVQFSASPGVTISVPTLRVEMSPTTATEGQSVTLTCRPSCDPGSDITFIWYKPVTSQPIISGNTLTLTSVSKTDAGSYSCALKGLENHPSPSACVLNCWSVTYTYQSVCAAKGSSVDLGCSYSYPNDVNVTETFWHEPDDLMDLSTKPEYANRTKYLGNKESNCALRIEDLQESDTGEYQFRCLTTKSGGRMSGMPGVIMSVSTLEVNMSPTTVKEGQSVTLTCRSSCPDDSNPSYIWYHNTRPVTQQPSISHNTLTLNSVSLANSGRYSCALREHDDYPSPLVCVNCWSVTYTHQTICAVKGSSVDLGCSYSYLNDVQVTEAFWHRPDSEEDLGTKADYTNRVKYLGNKESDCTQRIEDLRFSDAGEYRFRFLTTDPIVRFSASPGVTISVPTLRVEMSPTTATEGQSVTLTCRPSCDPGSDITFIWYKPVISQPIISGNTLTLSSVSKTDAGSYSCALKGLENHPSPSACVLNCWSVTYTYQIVCAAKGSSVDLGCSYSYPNDVNVTETFWHEPDDLMDLSTKPKYANRTKYLGNKESNCALRIEDLQESDTGEYQFRCLTTKSGGRMSGMPGVIMSVSTLEVNMSPTTVTEGQQVVLTCRSSCPDDSNPSYIWYHNKLPVNSQPALTKNTLTLSSVSKANSGRYSCALREHDDYPSPLLCVNCWSVTYTHQSICAVKGSSVDLSCSYSYLNDVQVTEAFWHRPDSEEDLSTKPEYANRVKYLGNKESDCTLRIEGLRESDAGEYRFRFLTTDLIVQFSASPGVTISVPTLRVEMSPTATEGQSVTLTCRPSCDPGSDITFIWYKPVTSQPIISGNTLTLSSVSKTDAGSYSCALKGLENHPSPSACVINCWSVTYTPQSVCGLKASSVDLGCSYSYPNNVNVTDTFWHKPDDRLDLGTKPGYENRTKYLGDKESNCALRIEHLQESDAGEYQFRFLTNDPSGKFSGVPGVTVSISTLQVEMSHTTVTEGESVTLTCRPSCDIGGNPAFIWYRNRQHIANQLKTFTINPVRITDSGRYSCAVQGNENYQSPAETLVVQYSPKNTSVSISPPGNIVEGDSVTLTCSSDANPPVHTYTWYKINSNDTVVGSGQNYGLNITTRAIGSGQTYNFNKINPEDSGQYRCRGTNIIGYSVSLSLKVTVLYSPRNTSASVSPPGNIVEGDSVTLTCSSDANPPVHNYTWYKIGTGETTVGTARHYNVSEIRPEDNGHYYCRVENSIGSSNSTILHVNVSYSPRNTLVSIIPTGHIDEGNSVTLTCTSDANPPVHTYTWYNVNRKKPIGSGQNYIINHIRAGDSGQYYCRVENSIGSSNSALSHVNVFYSPRYTSASIFPFGNIKEGDSVTLTCSSHANPPISNYTWYKINRTEMIGSGKNYGIINVHPEDSGEYYCRVENTVGYSKSLSLHVNVLYPPKNILVSVSPTGNIAEGDSVTLTCSSDGANPPAITYTWYKTNGSGTAPIGFGQAHGIIKTTREDTGQYYCRGTNSVGFNDSTALSIDVFYSPRNTSALISPPGNIVEGDSVTLTCSSDANPPVVNYTWYKINSSDTAIGSGQNYDIIKITTEDTGQYCCRGTNIMGYSDSLSLNVTVLYSPRNTSASVSPPGNIVEGDSVTLTCSSDANPPVHTYTWYKTNSNDTVVGSGQNYDIINITTEDSGQYYCRPDNSVGFHHSTLMSVDVLYPPKTTSLVLSPRSSEEHSVTLACNSDANPSVHTYTWYKKTESGPVLQDTGNTSSLVLGTGDEGFYYCVARNQYGSHYSPDVEVTFPVPAGLYAAVGILLLVAVMVGMVLVFVYRRRRQPSTCNTSQNVYDTQGDCSPIYDDLHMTELS; from the exons GTGTATCTAACTCAGATTGGAAAGTGGACTTTGATTCCAACAAATGTGTCCCCCAGAATTCCTCAGTAGATATCAGTTGCTCCTACACATATCCCCATGGTTACACACCCCTGAAATCAATTTGGTTTGAAAATAACACCCCGAAGGATTTTAGCGATGCAAATAGGATTGACAGATTGACATATCTGGGGGACAAAAGACATAACTGCACCCTGAGAATTACAGATGTGAGAGACAGTGATGCTGGATCATACAAGTTCAGGTTTGAAACAGATAAATCAGACGGGAAATGGACAAGTCAATCAACATTCACTCTGTCTGTCACAG CTCTGCTGGTAGAGATGAATCCCCCCACAGTGAAAGAGGGACAGAGTGTGACTCTGACATGCCGCTCCTCGTGTCCTGATGACTCCAACCCCAGCTACATCTGGTACCACAACACACGGCCTGTAAACAGCCAGCCGGCAATAGGTGGCAACACACTGACTCTGAGCTCAGTGAGTCTGGCAAACTCTGGACGTTACTCCTGTGCTCTTAGAGGACATGAGGATCACCCTTCCCCCTCAGTTT GTGTAAATTGTTGGAGTGTGACATACCCTGATCAGAGTATCTGTGCTGTGAAAGGATCCTCAGTTGACCTGGGATGTTCTTACTCATATCTGAATGATGTTCAAGTTACTGAAGCATTCTGGCATAGACCAGATTCTAAAGAAGATCTTGGTACGAAGCCAGAATACGCTAACCGTGTGAAGTACCTCGGGAACAAAGAAAGCGACTGTACTCTGAGAATAGAAGATTTGCACGAGAGTGATGCAGGAGAATATCGATTCAGGTTTCTAACTACGGATCCCATCGTACAGTTCTCTGCAAGTCCAGGTGTCACCATCTCAGTTGCAA CTCTGGAGGTAAACATGAGTCCTACCACTGTGACAGAGGGACAGCAAGTGGTCCTGACTTGCCGCTCCTCATGTCCTGATGACTCCAACCCCAGCTACATCTGGTACCACAACACACGGCCTGTTACCCAACAGCCCTCAATCAGtcacaacacactgacactgagtTCAGTGAGTCTGGCAAACTCTGGCCGTTACTCCTGTGCTCTGAGAGGACATGAGGATCACCCTTTAACGTTAATCT GTGTAAATTGCTGGAGTGTGACATACACTCATCAGAGTATCTGTGCTGTGAAAGGATCCTTAGTAGATTTGGGCTGCTCTTACTCATATCTGAATGATGTTCAAGTTACTGAGGCATTCTGGCATAGACCAGATTCTGAAAAAGATCTTGGCACGAAGCCAGAATATGAAAATCGTGTGAGGTACCTTGGAAACAAAGAAAGTGACTGTACCCAGAGAATAGAAGATCTGCGGTTCAGTGATGCAGGAGAATATCGATTCAGGTTTCTAACTACAGATCCCATCATACAGTTCTCTGCAAGTCCGGGTGTCACTATCTCAGTTCCAA CTCTGCGAGTAGAGATGAGTCCCACTACAGCAATAGAGGGACAGAgtgtgactctgacctgcagaCCTTCCTGTGACCCTGGTAGCGGCATCACCTTCATCTGGTATAAGCCTGTGACCAGTCAACCGATAATCAGTGGCAACACTCTGACTCTGAGCTCAGTCAGTAAGACAGATGCAGGCAGTTACTCCTGTGCTCTGAAAGGACTTGAGAATCATCCTTCCCCTTCAGCCT GTGTTCTAAATTGCTGGAGTGTGACCTACACTCATCAGAGTGTCTGTGCTGCGAAAGGATCGTCAGTAGAACTGGGCTGTTCTTACTCGTATCCAAATTATGttaatgtcactgaaacattctgGCATAAACCGGACGATAGATTGGATCTTAGTACAAAGCCAAAATATGCAAATCGTACCAAATATCTCGGAAACAAAGACAATGGCTGTCCCCTGAGAATAGAAGATCTgcaggagagtgatacaggaGAATATCAATTCAGGTGTCTGACCACTAAACCTGGGGGCCGAATGTCTGGAATGCCAGGTGTCATTATGTCAGTTTCAA CTCTGGAGGTAAACACGAGTCCTACCACTGTGACAGAGGGACAGCAAGTGGTCCTGACATGCCGCTCCTCATGTCCTGATGACTCCAACCCCAGCTACGTCTGGTACCACAATAGACTGCTTGTAAACAGCCAGCCGGCACTCACGAACAACACTCTGACTCTGAGTTCAGTGAGTCTGGCAAACTCTGGCCGTTACTCCTGTGCTCTGAGAGGACATGAGGATCACCCTTCACCGTTAATCT GTGTAAACTGCTGGAGTGTGACATACACTCATCAGAGTATCTGTGCTGTGAAAGGATCCTCAGTAGACCTGGGCTGTTCGTACTCATATCTGAATGACGTTCAAGTTACTGAAGCATTCTGGCATAGACCAGATTCTGAAGAAGATCTTAGCACGAAGCCGGAATACGCAAATCGTGTGAAGTACCTTGGAAACAAAGAAAGTGACTGTACCCAGAGAATAGAAGATCTGCGGTTCAGTGATGCAGGAGAATATCGATTCAGGTTTTTAACTACGGATCCCATTGTACAGTTCTCTGCAAGTCCAGGTGTCACCATCTCAGTTCCAA CTCTGAGGGTAGAGATGAGTCCCACTACAGCGACAGAGGGACAGAgtgtgactctgacctgcagaCCTTCCTGTGATCCTGGTAGTGACATCACCTTCATCTGGTATAAACCTGTGACCAGCCAACCGATAATCAGTGGCAACACTCTGACTCTGACCTCAGTCAGTAAGACAGATGCAGGCAGTTACTCCTGTGCTCTGAAAGGACTTGAGAATCATCCTTCCCCTTCAGCCT GTGTTCTAAATTGCTGGAGTGTGACCTACACTTATCAAAGTGTCTGTGCTGCGAAAGGTTCATCAGTAGACCTGGGCTGTTCGTACTCTTATCCAAATGATGttaatgtcactgaaacattctgGCATGAACCAGATGATCTAATGGATCTTAGTACAAAGCCAGAATATGCCAACCGTACCAAATATCTCGGAAACAAAGAAAGCAACTGTGCCCTGAGAATAGAAGATCTgcaggagagtgatacaggaGAATATCAATTCAGGTGTCTGACCACTAAATCTGGGGGCCGAATGTCTGGAATGCCAGGTGTCATTATGTCAGTTTCAA CTCTGGAGGTAAACATGAGTCCTACCACTGTGAAAGAGGGACAGAGTGTGACTCTGACATGCCGCTCCTCATGTCCTGATGACTCCAACCCCAGCTACATCTGGTACCACAACACACGGCCTGTTACCCAACAGCCCTCAATCAGtcacaacacactgacactgaatTCAGTGAGTCTGGCAAACTCTGGCCGTTACTCCTGTGCTCTGAGAGAACATGACGATTATCCTTCACCATTAGTCT GTGTAAATTGCTGGAGTGTGACATACACTCATCAGACTATCTGTGCAGTGAAAGGATCCTCAGTAGACCTGGGCTGTTCTTACTCATATCTGAATGACGTTCAAGTTACTGAAGCATTCTGGCATAGACCGGATTCTGAAGAAGATCTTGGCACAAAGGCAGACTACACAAATCGTGTGAAGTACCTTGGAAACAAAGAAAGTGACTGTACTCAGAGAATAGAAGATCTGCGGTTCAGTGATGCAGGAGAATATCGATTCAGGTTTTTAACTACAGATCCCATTGTACGGTTCTCTGCAAGTCCAGGTGTCACCATCTCAGTTCCAA CTCTGAGGGTAGAGATGAGTCCTACTACAGCGACAGAGGGACAGAgtgtgactctgacctgcagaCCTTCCTGTGATCCTGGTAGTGACATCACCTTCATCTGGTATAAGCCTGTGATCAGCCAACCGATAATCAGTGGCAACACTCTGACTCTGAGCTCAGTCAGTAAGACAGATGCAGGCAGTTACTCCTGTGCTCTGAAAGGACTTGAGAATCATCCTTCCCCTTCAGCCT GTGTTCTAAATTGCTGGAGTGTGACCTACACTTATCAGATTGTCTGCGCTGCGAAAGGTTCATCAGTAGACCTGGGCTGTTCGTACTCGTATCCAAATGATGttaatgtcactgaaacattctgGCATGAACCAGATGATCTAATGGATCTTAGTACAAAGCCAAAATATGCAAATCGTACCAAATATCTCGGAAACAAAGAAAGCAACTGTGCCCTGAGAATAGAAGATCTACAGGAGAGTGATACAGGAGAATATCAATTCAGGTGTCTGACCACTAAATCTGGGGGCCGAATGTCTGGAATGCCAGGTGTCATTATGTCAGTTTCAA CTCTGGAGGTAAACATGAGTCCTACCACTGTGACAGAGGGACAGCAAGTGGTCCTGACTTGCCGCTCCTCGTGTCCTGATGACTCCAACCCCAGCTACATCTGGTACCACAACAAACTGCCTGTAAACAGCCAGCCGGCACTCACTAAGAACACTCTGACTCTGAGCTCAGTGAGTAAGGCAAACTCTGGCCGTTACTCCTGTGCTCTGAGAGAACATGACGATTATCCTTCACCCTTACTCT GTGTAAATTGCTGGAGTGTGACATACACTCATCAGAGTATCTGTGCTGTGAAAGGATCCTCAGTAGACCTGAGCTGTTCTTACTCATATCTGAATGATGTTCAAGTTACTGAAGCATTCTGGCATAGACCAGACTCTGAAGAAGATCTTAGTACAAAGCCAGAATACGCAAATCGTGTGAAGTACCTTGGGAACAAAGAAAGTGACTGCACCCTGAGAATAGAAGGTCTGCGGGAGAGTGATGCAGGAGAATATCGATTCAGGTTTCTAACTACGGATCTCATCGTACAGTTCTCTGCAAGCCCGGGTGTCACTATCTCAGTTCCAA CTCTGCGAGTAGAGATGAGTCCTACAGCAACAGAGGGACAGAgtgtgactctgacctgcagaCCTTCCTGTGATCCTGGTAGTGACATCACCTTCATCTGGTATAAGCCTGTGACCAGCCAACCGATAATCAGTGGCAACACTCTGACTCTGAGCTCAGTCAGTAAGACAGATGCAGGCAGTTACTCCTGTGCTCTGAAAGGACTTGAGAATCATCCTTCCCCCTCAGCCT GTGTTATAAATTGCTGGAGTGTGACCTACACTCCTCAGAGTGTCTGTGGTTTGAAAGCATCATCAGTAGACCTGGGCTGTTCATACTCATATCCAAATAATGTTAATGTCACTGACACATTCTGGCATAAACCAGATGATAGATTGGATCTTGGTACGAAGCCGGGATATGAAAATCGTACCAAGTACCTCGGAGATAAGGAAAGCAACTGTGCCCTGAGAATAGAACATCTGCAAGAGAGTGATGCAGGAGAATATCAATTCAGATTTCTGACGAATGACCCAAGTGGAAAATTCTCTGGAGTGCCAGGTGTCACTGTCTCAATTTCAA CTCTACAGGTAGAGATGAGTCACACCACAGTgacggagggagagagtgtgactctgacctgcagaCCTTCCTGTGACATTGGTGGCAACCCCGCCTTCATCTGGTATAGGAACCGCCAGCACATCGCCAACCAACTCAAGACATTTACTATCAACCCAGTGAGGATCACTGACTCTGGCCGTTATTCCTGTGCTGTACAGGGAAATGAGAATTATCAGTCACCTGCAGAGACCCTGGTTGTCCAGT ACTCTCCCAAGAACACCTCTGTATCGATCAGTCCTCCTGGTAACATTGTGGAAGGGGATtcagtgactctgacctgcagcagtgatgccaacccaccaGTGCACACCTACACCTGGTACAAGATCAACAGCAATGACACTGTCGTAGGATCAGGACAAAACTATGGCCTCAACATCACCACACGTGCCATAGGATCCGGACAGACCTACAACTTCAACAAGATAAACCCAGAGGACAGCGGACAATACCGATGTAGAGGGACAAATATAATTGGATACAGTGTCTCTCTGTCATTGAAAGTGACTGTTTTAT ACTCTCCAAGGAACACCTCTGCATCAGTTAGCCCTCCTGGTAACATAGTGGAAGGGGATtcagtgactctgacctgcagcagtgatgccaacccacctgtGCACAACTACACCTGGTACAAAATTGGAACGGGTGAAACTACCGTAGGAACAGCACGACATTACAATGTCAGCGAGATAAGACCAGAGGACAATGGACATTACTACTGTCGAGTGGAGAACTCGATTGGATCCAGTAACTCCACCATATTGCATGTAAATGTGTCCT atTCGCCAAGGAACACACTTGTATCAATCATCCCCACTGGTCACATAGATGAAGGGAATTCAGTGACACTGACCTGCAccagtgatgccaacccaccaGTGCACACCTACACCTGGTATAATGTTAACAGAAAAAAACCTATAGGATCGGGACAAAATTACATTATCAACCATATAAGAGCAGGTGACTCGGGACAGTACTACTGCAGAGTGGAGAACTCGATTGGATCTAGTAACTCTGCACTATCGCATGTAAATGTGTTCT ATTCCCCAAGGTACACTTCTGCCTCAATCTTCCCCTTTGGCAATATAAAGGAAGGAGACtcagtgactctgacctgcagcagtCATGCCAACCCACCGATAAGCAACTACACCTGGTACAAGATCAACAGGACTGAAATGATTGGATCAGGAAAAAACTATGGCATCATCAACGTACATCCAGAAGACTCTGGGGAATACTACTGCAGAGTGGAGAACACTGTTGGATACAGCAAATCTCTATCATTGCatgtaaatgttttat ATCCCCCAAAGAACATACTGGTGTCGGTCAGCCCCACTGGTAACATAGCGGAAGGGGATTCAGTGACTCTGACGTGCAGCAGCGATGGTGCCAACCCACCAGCAATCACCTACACCTGGTACAAGACCAACGGCAGTGGGACGGCGCCCATTGGATTCGGACAAGCCCATGGCATCATCAAGACGACCAGAGAGGACACTGGCCAATACTACTGCAGAGGGACCAACTCGGTTGGATTCAATGATTCTACAGCGCTGTCCATTGATGTCTTCT ACTCTCCAAGGAACACTTCTGCATTGATCAGCCCTCCTGGTAACATAGTGGAAGGGGATtcagtgactctgacctgcagcagtgatgccaacccaccaGTAGTCAACTACACCTGGTACAAGATCAACAGCAGTGACACTGCCATAGGATCAGGTCAAAACTATGACATCATCAAGATAACCACAGAGGACACTGGACAGTACTGCTGTAGAGGGACAAATATAATGGGATACAGTGACTCTCTGTCATTGAATGTGACTGTTTTGT ACTCTCCAAGGAACACCTCTGCATCAGTTAGCCCTCCTGGTAACATTGTGGAAGGGGATtcagtgactctgacctgcagcagtgatgccaacccaccaGTGCACACCTACACCTGGTACAAGACCAACAGCAATGACACTGTCGTAGGATCAGGACAAAACTATGATATCATCAACATCACTACAGAGGACAGTGGACAATACTACTGTAGACCGGACAACTCAGTTGGATTTCATCATTCTACACTGATGTCCGTTGATGTTTTAT accCCCCAAAGACCACATCGCTGGTGCTTAGCCCTCGATCGTCAGAGGAACATTCAGTGACTCTGGCCTGCAACAGTGATGCCAACCCATCAGTTCACACCTACACCTGGTACAAGAAGACTGAAAGTGGACCTGTTCTTCAAGATACAGGGAATACCAGTAGCTTAGTGTTGGGGACTGGAGACGAGGGGTTTTACTATTGTGTCGCACGCAATCAGTATGGCTCTCACTACTCTCCTGACGTTGAAGTGACATTTCCAG TTCCAGCTGGCCTGTATGCAGCTGTGGGGATTTTGCTGCTTGTGGCTGTCATGGTGGGAatggtgcttgtgtttgtgtatag AAGAAGGAGACAGCCATCCACTTGCAATACAAGCCAGAATGTGTACGAtacacag GGAGACTGTAGCCCAATCTACGACGACCTCCACATGACAGAGCTGTCC
- the LOC134457403 gene encoding leukotriene B4 receptor 1-like: MELFNVSDTTSNSSMAHHVGSGMMALCFCLGVPGNIVVMVVILRSFKEDNFALRLMLNLALSDVLCLSTVPVWIYEILHGWAFSRDLCMAVNYIVFSCLFASVLTVSLMSLHRYLLVLHRRHWERLGRRGERALMLGLWLYALVLAAPDVALFDIVKYNSRQVCVQVTESHGEKVIVLTCETLLGFAVPFGVIVVSYYHLHNQVIQSVYFRSPKLTRTVTLIVVTFVVSWAPLQVMNILEISSPQTYTGGKQRYVYMTQRVVGISLVFLNSCLNPFLYAMGFQGLCGGQCRIQSKEGTLSGEADD; encoded by the coding sequence ATGGAGCTTTTCAACGTCTCCGACACAACAAGCAACTCTTCTATGGCTCACCACGTCGGCAGTGGCATGATGGCCTTGTGTTTCTGCCTCGGCGTCCCTGGAAACATAGTGGTCATGGTCGTGATACTGCGAAGCTTCAAGGAGGACAACTTCGCCCTTCGCCTGATGCTCAACCTGGCGCTGTCGGATGTCTTGTGCCTCAGCACCGTCCCCGTGTGGATCTACGAGATCTTGCATGGATGGGCGTTTTCCAGGGACTTGTGCATGGCCGTCAATTACATCGTCTTCTCCTGCCTGTTTGCCAGTGTGCTGACCGTCTCTCTGATGAGCCTCCACAGGTACCTGCTGGTGCTGCACAGGAGACACTGGGAGAGGCTGGGCAGGAGGGGAGAGCGGGCTCTTATGCTGGGCCTTTGGCTGTACGCTCTTGTCTTGGCCGCTCCAGATGTGGCCTTGTTTGACATAGTGAAGTATAACTCCAGGCAGGTCTGTGTGCAGGTCACTGAGTCTCATGGTGAGAAGGTGATTGTGTTGACGTGTGAGACCTTGCTAGGATTCGCGGTTCCCTTTGGCGTCATTGTGGTGTCCTATTACCACCTGCACAACCAGGTCATCCAGAGCGTCTACTTCAGAAGCCCCAAACTGACGAGGACGGTCACTTTGATCGTTGTGACGTTCGTCGTGTCGTGGGCACCACTTCAAGTCATGAACATTCTGGAGATCTCATCTCCCCAGACCTACACTGGTGGCAAACAGAGATATGTCTACATGACACAGAGGGTGGTTGGCATCAGCCTTGTTTTCCTCAACTCCTGTCTGAACCCATTCTTGTATGCCATGGGGTTCCAAGGCCTGTGTGGAGGACAATGTAGAATACAGAGCAAGGAGGGGACCTTGTCGGGTGAGGCTGATGATTAA